The following proteins are encoded in a genomic region of Spirosoma sp. SC4-14:
- a CDS encoding ABC transporter ATP-binding protein produces the protein MLKATNLTKLYGSQTAVHRVSLQLPPGRIMALVGASGSGKSTLLSMLAGLTDANEGEIRLHDERIAGPSEVLIPGHDDIRLVHQEYQLMPNVSVRENIAYALRFFEKTYREFRVNELLTLCRLTEVQDRLPRQVSGGEKQRTAIARAIADKPAILLLDEPFSHLDLPNRLMVRDLLFDLVRQERTACLFVTHDATDALSIANTLGILRDGRLIQLGDPKQVYRYPATAYAARMTGLVNIFKAKHLPVVGLPETDNPERLICLRPEQIRLNETGAPGKIRALFFKGSHVEVEVEMSRYVCLRMLSVQDNLQIGQQVTIVIADQALHSLQH, from the coding sequence TTGCTGAAAGCCACAAACCTAACTAAACTATACGGTTCGCAGACGGCCGTTCATCGTGTTTCGCTGCAACTGCCTCCCGGACGTATTATGGCGCTGGTTGGAGCCAGCGGATCGGGTAAAAGTACGCTGCTGAGTATGCTGGCTGGCTTGACTGACGCCAATGAGGGAGAAATAAGGCTCCACGATGAACGGATTGCTGGTCCATCGGAAGTGCTTATTCCAGGGCACGACGACATCCGATTGGTTCATCAGGAATATCAGCTAATGCCTAATGTATCTGTTCGGGAGAACATTGCCTATGCGCTTCGGTTTTTTGAGAAAACCTATCGCGAATTTCGGGTAAACGAGCTCCTTACTCTGTGCCGTTTAACCGAGGTGCAGGACCGACTCCCACGTCAGGTGTCGGGTGGCGAAAAACAGCGAACCGCTATTGCGCGCGCTATTGCCGATAAGCCAGCTATTTTGCTACTCGATGAGCCCTTTAGTCATCTGGATTTACCAAACCGGCTGATGGTTCGCGATCTTTTGTTCGATCTGGTTCGTCAGGAACGTACAGCCTGCCTGTTTGTAACCCACGATGCCACGGATGCCTTATCCATTGCCAATACACTCGGTATTCTTCGCGATGGACGGCTGATTCAACTGGGCGACCCTAAACAAGTGTATCGGTATCCTGCAACAGCGTATGCTGCCCGAATGACTGGTCTCGTCAATATATTTAAAGCCAAACACCTGCCTGTCGTAGGCTTACCCGAGACCGACAATCCCGAACGGCTGATCTGTCTGCGTCCCGAGCAGATAAGGCTGAATGAAACAGGGGCTCCCGGAAAAATCAGGGCGCTTTTTTTTAAGGGAAGCCACGTTGAGGTTGAAGTCGAAATGTCACGCTATGTTTGTTTGCGAATGCTATCTGT